A genomic segment from Nitrosopumilus sp. K4 encodes:
- a CDS encoding rhodanese-like domain-containing protein: MKNLDDLSISSEELTKNIADHVPLLLFDLRLRDDFEESHVEGSVHAVCDTDAKEKIMPNIPKDTKIVLISEPDDFSKEIAEMMVSFGLDAHYLQGGFSSWSGKTVKGRTGKTISPDALYENLDDVFLLDVRNADEFSEYKIPGSVNIPLNAIFDTKTLEQIPKDKEIVTICPHGNRAMVANFALEQAGISSKTLEGGLAGWNQVLKPVTVVDGPTKVIQVQKIGKGCLSYIVVSNGDAIVIDPLYPFEKYSDVAKEHGFKITRVFDTHQHADHVSAARNLAKHANAKLYFSKYEGYEVDANFVGDDDEISFGNATLKIIHTPGHTPGSLSYLVDDKFVFTGDILFVESIGRPDLRDQAEEFAEKLYATLHDKLLSLSEQCLVFPTHHGEGVLDTDGAFYSTIEKSKKLPWLDLAKQEFINKVVAITVPRPMNYRKIIAINKGEVPLNITEIPDLEIGPNRCAVDSS, from the coding sequence GTGAAAAATTTGGATGATTTGAGCATATCTTCTGAAGAACTAACCAAAAATATTGCAGACCATGTTCCTTTACTGTTATTTGATCTCAGATTGAGAGATGATTTTGAAGAATCGCATGTAGAAGGTTCTGTTCATGCTGTATGTGATACAGATGCAAAAGAAAAAATCATGCCAAATATTCCAAAAGACACAAAAATTGTTCTGATATCAGAACCTGATGATTTTTCAAAAGAAATTGCAGAAATGATGGTCTCATTTGGTCTAGATGCTCATTATCTGCAAGGTGGGTTCTCTTCTTGGAGTGGTAAAACAGTAAAAGGCAGAACTGGCAAAACAATTTCCCCTGATGCATTGTATGAAAACCTTGATGATGTTTTTTTACTTGATGTGAGAAACGCTGATGAGTTCTCCGAATACAAAATCCCTGGAAGTGTAAATATTCCTCTAAATGCCATATTTGATACAAAAACACTTGAGCAAATCCCAAAAGACAAAGAAATTGTAACCATATGTCCACATGGTAATCGTGCAATGGTTGCAAACTTTGCCTTGGAGCAAGCAGGAATCTCTTCTAAAACCCTTGAAGGTGGACTTGCAGGATGGAATCAAGTCCTAAAGCCTGTAACTGTTGTGGATGGACCTACAAAAGTAATTCAAGTTCAAAAAATCGGCAAAGGATGTCTATCTTATATTGTAGTGTCAAATGGTGATGCAATAGTAATTGATCCTCTTTATCCTTTTGAAAAATATTCTGATGTCGCTAAAGAACATGGATTCAAAATAACACGAGTATTTGACACACATCAGCATGCAGATCATGTTTCAGCTGCCAGAAATCTTGCAAAACATGCAAATGCAAAATTATATTTTTCAAAATATGAAGGATATGAAGTTGATGCAAATTTTGTTGGCGATGATGATGAAATTTCATTTGGAAATGCAACCCTCAAAATCATACACACTCCTGGTCACACTCCTGGAAGTTTAAGCTATCTTGTTGATGACAAATTTGTATTTACAGGAGATATCTTATTTGTTGAATCAATCGGTAGGCCTGATCTGCGAGATCAAGCTGAAGAATTTGCAGAAAAATTATACGCCACACTGCATGACAAACTGCTTTCTCTTTCTGAACAATGTCTGGTGTTTCCAACTCATCATGGTGAAGGAGTCCTGGACACAGATGGCGCCTTTTACTCTACGATAGAAAAATCAAAAAAATTACCTTGGCTTGACCTTGCAAAACAAGAATTTATCAACAAGGTAGTTGCAATAACTGTTCCAAGGCCTATGAATTATAGAAAAATAATTGCAATAAACAAAGGGGAAGTTCCATTAAACATTACTGAAATTCCTGACTTGGAAATTGGTCCAAACCGATGTGCTGTAGATAGCAGTTAA
- a CDS encoding rhodanese-like domain-containing protein — protein sequence MAEKISAESLRAQKANFVVIDVREADELELGKIEGAIHMPLGLAIRNAKKKQIEDLRGKKICTYCGTGYRGNIAADELAKEGFDAVTLEGGYPSWKQE from the coding sequence ATGGCAGAAAAAATTTCCGCTGAAAGCCTAAGAGCGCAAAAGGCAAACTTTGTAGTCATAGATGTAAGAGAAGCAGACGAATTAGAACTAGGAAAAATAGAAGGAGCAATACACATGCCTTTAGGATTGGCAATCAGAAATGCAAAGAAAAAACAAATCGAAGATCTTAGAGGCAAAAAAATTTGTACGTATTGTGGAACCGGGTATAGAGGAAATATTGCAGCTGACGAACTTGCAAAGGAAGGGTTTGATGCAGTAACATTAGAAGGCGGATACCCATCATGGAAGCAAGAATAA
- a CDS encoding tetratricopeptide repeat protein — translation MSESIELLLKNAQILLNLGNPKEALVLYEKVLFQEPTHKEALLKKGHVLGKLGKYENTIDCYDAVIQQDSGNLLAYLNKGLAHHYVGECDVAIRCFDMVLDSKPNNTTALYNKASSLVKSGRFDEGLGLLSDVIQLDASFKEKAKFDVDFQHIKKLTEFKKITV, via the coding sequence GTGTCTGAATCTATTGAGCTTCTTTTGAAAAATGCTCAAATCTTATTAAATTTGGGAAATCCAAAAGAAGCATTAGTGCTTTATGAAAAGGTTCTATTTCAAGAACCTACCCACAAAGAAGCGTTGCTAAAAAAAGGACATGTTTTGGGCAAGCTTGGGAAATACGAAAACACAATTGATTGCTATGATGCTGTGATACAACAAGATTCTGGAAACTTGCTAGCTTATCTGAACAAAGGATTAGCTCATCATTATGTTGGAGAATGCGATGTTGCAATAAGGTGTTTTGACATGGTTTTAGATTCAAAACCAAACAACACCACTGCTCTATACAACAAGGCTTCGTCTCTTGTCAAATCGGGTAGATTCGATGAAGGTTTAGGTCTCTTATCTGACGTCATACAATTGGATGCATCTTTTAAGGAAAAAGCAAAGTTTGATGTTGATTTTCAGCATATAAAAAAATTAACTGAATTTAAAAAAATCACAGTATGA
- a CDS encoding PEFG-CTERM sorting domain-containing protein: protein MKLRYFPIAFFILFSVGLGVDAFATTYEIKIPSGASDPNAPYFWSEKTTGVTTGEITIHPGDSVTWENADTAFHTITSVTREGEPNDLFDSGFFTAGEFYTKQFPELGDFYYFCSLHPWMNGVVHVVKDPGSVKSIKGVASGFSQTGVGFEVKYILDSTLQQTVDVEPDERTLTFLITGETQNEQITLILPTELIENPNTVWIDGMQTDFDTEVTKTGTKLIIPIEPGAKEIKIMGSHVIPEFGILTMIILGIGVLSAVMVSRSKFPRF, encoded by the coding sequence TTGAAACTTCGTTATTTTCCAATTGCATTTTTTATTCTTTTTTCAGTTGGTCTTGGCGTAGATGCATTTGCAACAACTTATGAGATTAAAATTCCCTCTGGCGCATCAGATCCAAATGCTCCTTACTTTTGGTCTGAAAAAACCACTGGTGTGACAACAGGTGAAATTACAATTCATCCAGGTGACTCTGTTACATGGGAAAATGCTGACACTGCTTTCCATACCATTACGTCTGTTACCCGTGAAGGAGAACCAAATGACTTGTTTGATAGTGGATTCTTTACAGCAGGTGAGTTTTATACAAAGCAATTTCCTGAATTAGGTGACTTTTACTATTTTTGCAGTCTTCATCCTTGGATGAACGGTGTAGTGCATGTTGTAAAAGATCCTGGCAGTGTAAAATCTATCAAAGGTGTTGCATCAGGATTTAGTCAAACTGGTGTGGGATTTGAAGTAAAATACATCTTAGATAGTACTCTTCAACAAACTGTAGATGTTGAGCCTGATGAACGTACACTGACCTTTTTGATCACAGGAGAAACACAAAATGAACAGATTACACTAATCTTGCCTACTGAACTCATCGAAAATCCAAACACCGTTTGGATTGATGGCATGCAAACGGACTTTGATACTGAAGTAACAAAAACCGGTACAAAACTTATCATCCCAATTGAACCTGGTGCAAAAGAGATCAAGATAATGGGGAGTCATGTGATTCCTGAGTTTGGAATACTGACAATGATTATTTTGGGCATTGGCGTGCTTTCAGCAGTAATGGTTTCCCGATCTAAATTTCCTAGATTTTAA
- the pyrG gene encoding glutamine hydrolyzing CTP synthase → MQTKFIFVTGGVMSGLGKGVTTSSIAKLLQLADQKVSCIKIDPYLNYDAGTMNPVAHGEVFVTDDGGECDMDIGNYERFLNQNIPKTHNITTAQVYSSVIEAERKGEYLGACVQIIPHVTDEIKNRIRGIAEDEKLDFLIVECGGTVGDIESLPFLEALRQMRVEEGPENVLFVHVTLAPSLDVVGEQKTKPTQHSAQELRRIGIQPDFLAVRCTLPLEEKTKKKIALFTNVTVNDVLSCHDVKSIFQVPQILYDQGILDSIFKKFGIVGMVNASANWDKWNKIAESMINHEDQKVRIAMVGKYVTLPDSYVSVNHALKHAGAKLGKSVKIDWIDSETITDYEIFSKYDGILVPGGFGTRGSEGIIKTANYAREKNIPYLGICFGFQLAAIAFGRNVLNLEDANSTEIKEDAKNPVVDLLPEQKELSDMGGTLRLGANEVFIKQNTIAHKIYKTDTISKRHRHRYEINQKYISEFERNGMIFPADSDNGKRMEMLEIPSHKFYLGVQFHPEFNSRPGFPEEAFEAFVKAASEK, encoded by the coding sequence GTGCAGACGAAGTTTATTTTTGTCACTGGCGGTGTCATGTCAGGCCTCGGAAAAGGCGTCACAACATCATCTATTGCAAAACTTTTACAATTGGCAGATCAAAAAGTTTCTTGTATCAAAATCGATCCATATCTAAACTATGACGCAGGAACTATGAATCCAGTAGCCCATGGCGAAGTTTTTGTCACGGACGATGGAGGTGAATGTGATATGGATATTGGAAATTACGAGAGATTCTTAAATCAAAATATTCCAAAAACACACAACATTACAACTGCTCAAGTTTATTCTTCGGTAATAGAAGCAGAGAGGAAGGGGGAGTACCTTGGTGCATGTGTCCAAATCATTCCCCATGTCACTGATGAAATAAAAAACAGGATTAGAGGGATAGCAGAAGATGAAAAGCTGGATTTTTTGATTGTAGAATGTGGTGGAACTGTAGGAGATATTGAATCTCTGCCATTTTTAGAAGCATTAAGACAAATGAGAGTAGAAGAAGGACCTGAAAACGTTCTATTTGTGCACGTTACACTGGCACCATCATTAGATGTGGTAGGGGAGCAAAAAACAAAACCAACACAGCATAGTGCTCAAGAGCTTAGGAGAATAGGTATCCAGCCTGACTTTTTGGCAGTAAGATGCACATTACCTCTAGAAGAAAAAACAAAGAAAAAGATTGCATTATTTACAAATGTTACAGTAAATGACGTATTATCATGTCATGATGTAAAATCGATATTTCAAGTTCCACAGATTTTGTATGATCAGGGAATTTTAGATTCTATTTTCAAGAAGTTTGGCATTGTAGGAATGGTTAACGCATCTGCAAATTGGGACAAGTGGAATAAAATCGCTGAATCAATGATTAATCATGAAGATCAAAAAGTCAGAATTGCAATGGTGGGAAAATATGTTACACTTCCAGATAGTTATGTAAGCGTAAATCACGCATTAAAACATGCAGGTGCAAAGCTTGGAAAATCAGTAAAAATTGATTGGATTGATTCTGAAACAATAACAGATTATGAGATTTTTTCAAAATATGACGGAATCTTAGTGCCAGGTGGATTTGGAACAAGAGGTTCTGAAGGAATAATCAAAACAGCAAATTATGCAAGGGAAAAAAACATCCCATACCTTGGAATATGTTTTGGATTTCAACTAGCTGCTATTGCATTTGGAAGAAACGTTTTGAATTTAGAAGATGCAAACTCTACAGAAATAAAAGAAGATGCAAAAAATCCGGTTGTGGATTTGTTACCAGAACAGAAAGAGCTTTCAGATATGGGTGGAACCCTAAGACTGGGAGCAAACGAGGTATTCATCAAACAAAACACAATTGCACATAAAATTTACAAGACAGACACTATCTCAAAGAGACATAGACACAGATATGAAATAAACCAGAAATACATTTCAGAGTTTGAAAGGAATGGAATGATATTTCCTGCAGACAGTGACAATGGAAAAAGAATGGAGATGTTGGAGATTCCAAGCCACAAGTTCTATCTAGGCGTACAGTTCCACCCAGAATTTAACAGTAGACCGGGCTTTCCTGAAGAGGCCTTTGAGGCATTTGTAAAAGCAGCATCAGAAAAATAA